The genomic segment GGAGGATGCGGTTTCTTCGCTCGTTTTTTCTTGGCGTGTCTGGTCCGTCTGCCGGGCAGCAGCGTAGAGGCAGCGGGTGCCTTTCGGCTACGCAGGGTGGTGCCCGGACTGAGAGGGATACCCCGGCGGGGGAGGAGGAACGCCTGCCTTGTCCGGGTATCCCCGTCCGGTCGGATACCCCGGCGGGGTGCTCAGGCGGTCCGAAGTGCGAGATGAACCACGTCGGGCACACCTCGGGCAACGACCACCTCTTCGGTTCGTACCCCCTCGAATCCGGCAGCGCGCAAAGCATGTTCGAACGATTCGGACGGTTGTGCGGACCAGATGGCGAGAACGCCTCCCGGAGTCAGATGCTCCCGGCAGACTGCGAGGCCGGAAGGGGAATAGAGGCTTCCGTTGTCCTCGGTCACGGTCCACTCCGGGCCGTTGTCGATGTCCAGACACAGTGCGTCATAACGCTCCGTAGTCGTACGGAGATGCTCGACCAGGTCCGTACGGAGAATCCCGGTCCTGGGGTCGGCCAGCGCGGCACCGGAAATCCGGTCCAGCGGGCCGCGCAGGTGCCACTCCACGATCGCCG from the Streptomyces sp. NBC_01335 genome contains:
- a CDS encoding spermidine synthase, with product MSASATPSRHADLTPVTLDRRDGPFGEVVLRERGEHFEIIANGCFLMDTADGRSERLLIDVALAALPPARPAPSVLVGGLGVGFSLVRAAGQERWGRIVVAEREPAIVEWHLRGPLDRISGAALADPRTGILRTDLVEHLRTTTERYDALCLDIDNGPEWTVTEDNGSLYSPSGLAVCREHLTPGGVLAIWSAQPSESFEHALRAAGFEGVRTEEVVVARGVPDVVHLALRTA